From the genome of Candidatus Promineifilum breve, one region includes:
- a CDS encoding right-handed parallel beta-helix repeat-containing protein: MNQPHPTPAPIDPQPAPRHLWPVALLRRDGLIERFAYHYARLRQRPRRWRAQLARRAALTLAGAALLLALADPGARAAPQQTITVADGAVAVAADGQCALIEAIDNANDKDDGLRHADCAAGNPNGADTIELPANGTFTLLVPRNEGNVGPLGLPWISSTVTINGHGATIGRASAAPYLRVLAVGKRGNLTLNDTTISGGRLNDDDLAYYADYGGAGIFNEGSLTLTGVTVTDNIVASYHAIGGGIENRGQLTISGSSLTDNSAFGSRSAWGGGLINSDPGSVVIIDSLISGNQTYASKQYAYAFGGGIYNDGGTLALINSTVSNNEANSDYFAGGGGLESSGPATIAGSTFTDNHAVNGYGYDYFATGGGLSNSDEMTVINSTISGNEAGRYGGGLVNFYQLTIVNSTITENLGGGVVTTCENIYVIQRTTLHRSLISGNVGGEVNILYPEYCPNGVEVNNYNIFGHSGIEGINGFYAGPTDILPSVGLLSILGPLSDNGGPTLTHNLPTGSPARDRAPSPDCLGAPLDGVDQRGFPRNYNGAGSVGDTECDIGALEYQPALATPTPTATATPTATATATTTATPTITATPTATPTGTLVATATPTPTATRPAPAWNTNLPVVIGE, translated from the coding sequence GTGAACCAACCCCATCCGACCCCGGCACCCATTGACCCACAACCCGCGCCGCGCCATCTCTGGCCGGTGGCCCTGCTGCGGCGCGACGGCCTGATCGAACGCTTCGCCTACCACTACGCCCGGCTGCGGCAACGGCCGCGCCGCTGGCGGGCGCAACTGGCGCGGCGGGCGGCCCTGACGCTGGCCGGGGCGGCGTTGTTGCTGGCCCTGGCCGATCCCGGCGCGCGGGCCGCCCCCCAGCAGACGATCACCGTGGCCGACGGCGCGGTCGCGGTCGCCGCCGACGGCCAATGCGCGCTCATCGAGGCCATCGACAACGCCAACGATAAGGACGACGGCCTGCGCCATGCCGATTGCGCCGCCGGCAACCCCAATGGCGCGGATACGATTGAGTTGCCGGCCAACGGCACATTCACCCTGCTCGTGCCCCGCAACGAGGGCAATGTCGGCCCGCTCGGCCTGCCGTGGATCAGCAGCACAGTGACCATCAACGGCCACGGCGCGACCATCGGCCGCGCCTCGGCCGCGCCCTATTTGCGCGTGCTGGCCGTGGGCAAGCGGGGCAACCTGACCCTCAACGACACGACCATCAGCGGCGGCCGGCTCAATGACGACGACCTGGCCTATTACGCCGACTACGGCGGCGCGGGCATCTTCAACGAGGGCAGCCTGACCCTGACCGGCGTCACCGTGACCGATAACATCGTCGCCAGTTACCACGCCATCGGCGGCGGCATCGAAAACCGCGGCCAGTTGACCATCAGCGGCAGCAGCCTGACCGATAATTCGGCCTTTGGCTCCCGCTCCGCCTGGGGCGGCGGCCTCATCAACAGCGACCCGGGCAGCGTGGTCATCATCGATAGCCTGATCAGCGGCAACCAGACCTATGCCTCCAAACAGTACGCCTATGCCTTCGGCGGCGGCATCTACAACGACGGCGGCACGCTGGCCCTCATCAACAGCACCGTGAGCAACAACGAGGCAAACTCCGACTACTTTGCCGGCGGCGGCGGCCTCGAATCGTCCGGCCCGGCCACCATTGCCGGCAGCACCTTCACGGATAACCACGCGGTCAACGGCTACGGCTACGACTACTTCGCCACCGGCGGCGGGCTGAGCAACAGCGACGAGATGACCGTCATCAACAGCACCATCAGCGGCAACGAAGCCGGCCGCTATGGCGGCGGACTGGTTAATTTCTATCAACTGACCATCGTCAACAGCACTATTACCGAGAACCTGGGTGGCGGCGTGGTGACCACCTGTGAGAACATCTACGTCATCCAAAGGACAACCTTGCACCGGTCGCTGATCTCCGGCAACGTCGGCGGCGAAGTCAACATCCTCTATCCGGAATATTGCCCCAATGGCGTCGAGGTCAACAACTACAATATTTTCGGCCATAGCGGCATCGAAGGCATCAACGGCTTTTATGCCGGGCCGACCGACATTCTGCCGTCGGTGGGGCTGTTGTCGATTCTCGGCCCGTTGAGCGACAACGGCGGCCCAACGCTGACCCACAACCTGCCGACCGGCAGCCCGGCCCGCGACCGCGCCCCCAGCCCCGATTGCCTGGGCGCGCCGCTCGATGGCGTCGATCAGCGCGGCTTCCCGCGCAACTACAACGGCGCGGGCAGTGTCGGCGACACCGAATGCGACATCGGCGCGCTGGAATATCAGCCCGCGCTCGCCACGCCCACGCCCACAGCGACGGCCACGCCCACAGCGACAGCGACGGCGACGACTACAGCCACGCCGACCATCACGGCCACGCCGACAGCCACCCCCACCGGCACGCTCGTGGCGACGGCCACGCCGACGCCCACGGCCACCCGCCCCGCGCCGGCCTGGAACACCAATTTGCCGGTCGTGATTGGGGAGTAG
- a CDS encoding DUF3054 domain-containing protein, with the protein MNIRQPINLRLLLGDLLVLLLFVFIGQRDHDMPIVAALPSLLTTTLALAVPWVVAAGALGALRRPSGHWRPWLGRVLAAWLIAAPLGLILRALLRGQASIILVFMIVLLSLGGATMVAWRAGVWWWWGRGERVQGSRGAGEQGSGSS; encoded by the coding sequence ATGAATATCCGACAACCCATCAATCTCCGCCTCCTGCTGGGCGACCTGCTTGTCTTATTATTGTTCGTCTTCATCGGCCAGCGCGACCACGACATGCCCATTGTGGCCGCGCTGCCCAGCTTGCTGACCACGACATTGGCCCTGGCCGTGCCGTGGGTCGTGGCCGCCGGGGCGCTGGGGGCATTGCGGCGGCCGTCGGGCCATTGGCGGCCGTGGCTCGGCCGCGTCCTGGCCGCCTGGCTCATCGCCGCGCCGCTGGGCCTCATCCTGCGCGCCCTGCTGCGTGGGCAGGCGTCGATCATTTTGGTGTTTATGATCGTGTTGCTGAGCCTGGGCGGGGCGACGATGGTGGCGTGGCGGGCGGGGGTTTGGTGGTGGTGGGGGCGGGGAGAAAGGGTGCAGGGGAGCAGGGGGGCAGGGGAGCAGGGGAGCGGGTCGTCCTAG
- a CDS encoding ScyD/ScyE family protein, which translates to MQQTESMPRHRRPHLVSSRLVSLTLLAALVALFLLALAPAQAAPTTQAAPAAAADWTVVADGLANPRHLTFGPDGALYVAEAGAGGDGICITGPEGDPICYGASGAVTQIEFDAAMAPTGQSQLITGLPSLGVEGTGNNAAGVNGLAFNGDDLYLVTGLGANPNLRDPGGALETVGANFAQLMAAGPGDSFTNWVDVGDYELAENPAEDQIDTNPFDLTRISGGYLVVDAGGNSLLQVTDGGVISTVATFPARMVEAPTGGMMPMDAVPTSVTVGPDGAYYVTQLTGFPFPRGGANVWRVEPGSEPTIYAGGFTNILDAAFAADGSLYVLEMFRNSMLSGDPTGAITRVWPDGRRAVVAREGLITPTGLTIGPDHALYVSNFGTSATAGQVVRIPTAVSEATQFSAWLSGDAETPPVETPASGVARFTLAEGGLLSYEIAVRAIGAAEPITAAHIHEGAPGEAGPPIFTLFPQNDDDFDPENPLIGMVDLTDEQVATLLAGNYYVNVHTGDFPAGEIRGQIYPAHTTAWSAMLSGANEVPHVHSPATGQAYVTLSADMSTLYYRVLVADIHGVTMAHFHEAPAGENGPVVFPIFTGGPPPFDAHNPVSGMVADLDITVVAALAAGDHYVNVHTTAHPGGEIRGQVGMATPRAAYHALLSGAEEVPPVDSDGLGVGRYWLSPDLSTLDFYLAVDAIDNLTAAHLHTGWVGMNGPVAIPLYAGGGSFAPGSPVSGLAMLSPQQVLDLWTGYYYTNVHSSDVPSGEIRGQTEGASLFGAGLNGNNEVPPNGSAGTGRAVLALSDDATSLYWRVMVSDLEHITAAHIHKGLPGENGPPVITLFAGSPPPFDEQNPISGSAMVSDANIFDMLAGRYYVNVHTSHLPDGEIRGQVGARTPQTMFSAHLDGAQEVGPVDTEASGEGHFTLDPRRNVLHHFVSISDIDNVTAAHIHKGPVGVNGPVVFPLYLGGPLPFGPDNPIGGGHALGAENLVDLLTAFYYVNVHTTDHPSGEIRGQIMADAYMAHLPALVND; encoded by the coding sequence ATGCAACAGACTGAATCAATGCCCCGACACCGCCGCCCACACCTTGTTTCTTCCCGACTCGTCAGCCTGACCCTGCTGGCGGCCCTGGTCGCCCTGTTCCTGCTGGCCCTGGCTCCCGCCCAGGCCGCCCCCACCACCCAGGCCGCCCCGGCCGCCGCCGCCGACTGGACGGTCGTGGCCGACGGGCTGGCCAATCCGCGCCACCTGACCTTCGGCCCCGACGGCGCGCTCTACGTGGCCGAGGCCGGCGCCGGCGGCGACGGCATCTGCATCACCGGCCCCGAAGGCGACCCCATCTGCTATGGGGCCAGTGGGGCCGTCACCCAGATTGAGTTTGACGCCGCCATGGCCCCCACCGGCCAGTCGCAACTCATCACCGGCCTGCCCTCGCTGGGCGTCGAGGGCACGGGCAACAACGCCGCCGGCGTCAACGGCCTGGCCTTCAACGGCGACGATTTGTACCTGGTCACCGGACTGGGGGCCAACCCCAACCTGCGCGACCCCGGCGGCGCGCTGGAAACGGTCGGCGCTAACTTCGCCCAACTCATGGCCGCCGGCCCCGGCGACAGCTTCACCAACTGGGTCGATGTAGGCGACTACGAGCTGGCCGAGAACCCGGCCGAAGACCAGATCGACACCAACCCGTTCGACCTGACCCGCATCAGCGGCGGCTATCTGGTGGTCGATGCCGGCGGCAACAGCCTGCTCCAGGTGACCGACGGCGGCGTCATCTCCACCGTGGCGACCTTCCCGGCGCGCATGGTCGAAGCCCCGACCGGCGGCATGATGCCCATGGACGCCGTGCCCACCTCGGTCACTGTGGGGCCGGATGGGGCCTATTACGTCACCCAATTGACCGGCTTCCCCTTCCCGCGCGGCGGGGCCAACGTCTGGCGCGTTGAGCCGGGCAGCGAGCCCACAATCTATGCCGGGGGCTTCACCAATATCCTCGATGCCGCCTTCGCCGCCGACGGCAGCCTCTACGTGCTGGAGATGTTCCGCAACAGTATGCTCAGCGGCGACCCGACCGGGGCCATCACCCGCGTCTGGCCCGACGGCCGCCGCGCCGTGGTCGCCCGCGAGGGGCTGATCACCCCCACCGGCCTGACCATCGGCCCCGACCACGCGCTGTACGTGTCCAACTTCGGCACCAGCGCCACCGCCGGGCAGGTCGTGCGCATCCCCACCGCCGTGAGCGAGGCCACCCAGTTCAGCGCCTGGCTCAGCGGCGATGCGGAGACACCACCGGTGGAGACGCCGGCCTCGGGCGTGGCCCGCTTCACGCTGGCCGAGGGCGGTCTGCTGAGCTACGAGATCGCCGTGCGCGCCATCGGCGCGGCCGAGCCGATCACCGCCGCCCATATTCACGAAGGCGCGCCTGGCGAGGCCGGCCCGCCCATCTTCACCCTGTTCCCGCAGAACGACGACGACTTCGACCCCGAGAATCCGCTCATCGGCATGGTCGATCTCACCGACGAGCAGGTCGCCACGCTGCTGGCCGGCAACTACTACGTCAACGTCCACACCGGCGACTTCCCGGCGGGCGAGATTCGCGGCCAGATCTACCCGGCCCACACCACGGCCTGGAGCGCCATGCTGTCGGGGGCCAACGAAGTGCCCCACGTCCATAGCCCGGCCACCGGCCAGGCCTACGTGACGCTGAGCGCCGACATGAGTACGCTCTATTACCGCGTGCTGGTGGCCGACATCCACGGCGTGACCATGGCCCACTTCCACGAGGCCCCGGCCGGCGAAAACGGCCCGGTCGTCTTCCCCATCTTCACTGGTGGGCCGCCGCCGTTCGACGCCCACAACCCGGTCAGCGGCATGGTGGCAGATTTGGATATCACTGTCGTGGCCGCGCTGGCCGCCGGCGACCACTACGTCAACGTCCACACCACCGCCCACCCCGGCGGCGAGATTCGCGGCCAGGTGGGCATGGCGACACCGCGCGCGGCCTACCACGCCCTGCTGAGCGGGGCCGAGGAAGTGCCGCCGGTGGACAGCGACGGCCTGGGCGTGGGGCGCTACTGGCTGTCGCCCGACCTGAGCACGCTCGATTTCTATCTGGCCGTGGACGCCATCGATAACCTGACCGCCGCCCATCTCCACACCGGCTGGGTGGGCATGAACGGCCCGGTGGCGATTCCGCTATATGCCGGCGGCGGCTCGTTCGCGCCGGGCAGCCCCGTCAGCGGCCTGGCGATGCTGTCGCCGCAGCAGGTGCTCGACCTGTGGACCGGCTACTACTACACCAACGTCCACAGCAGCGACGTCCCCAGCGGCGAGATTCGCGGCCAGACCGAGGGCGCGTCGCTCTTCGGGGCCGGCCTGAACGGCAACAACGAAGTGCCGCCCAACGGCAGCGCGGGCACTGGCCGGGCCGTGCTGGCCCTCAGCGACGACGCCACTAGCCTCTACTGGCGGGTCATGGTCAGCGATCTGGAGCACATCACCGCCGCCCACATCCACAAGGGGCTGCCCGGCGAGAATGGCCCGCCGGTCATCACCCTGTTCGCCGGGTCGCCGCCGCCGTTCGACGAGCAGAACCCGATCAGCGGCAGCGCGATGGTCAGCGACGCCAACATCTTCGACATGCTGGCCGGGCGTTACTACGTCAACGTGCACACCAGCCACCTGCCGGACGGCGAAATCCGCGGCCAGGTGGGGGCGCGCACCCCGCAAACGATGTTCTCGGCCCATCTGGACGGCGCGCAGGAAGTGGGGCCGGTGGACACCGAGGCCAGCGGCGAAGGGCACTTCACGCTGGATCCGCGGCGTAACGTGCTCCACCACTTCGTGTCCATCAGCGACATCGACAACGTGACCGCGGCCCACATCCACAAAGGCCCCGTCGGCGTCAACGGGCCGGTGGTCTTCCCGCTCTATCTGGGTGGGCCGCTACCGTTCGGCCCCGATAACCCCATCGGCGGCGGCCACGCGCTGGGCGCGGAGAACCTGGTCGATCTGCTGACGGCGTTCTACTACGTCAACGTCCACACGACCGACCACCCGTCGGGCGAAATACGCGGCCAGATCATGGCCGACGCCTACATGGCCCATCTCCCGGCCCTCGTGAACGACTAG
- a CDS encoding tetratricopeptide repeat protein, protein MSNILHDAIAAARAGDMERAQQLAAENVRQQPDDANAWYLLSELVDSDARRAAYLGKALALDPHHARARIEFDALPAAITADLRPEAAELPKAAELSPLPEAGVTLVTLPAAAMPPGTVPAGEEIVTVAVAAADLPTGEVPEWLRADAGSVAEGTAPVVTPAVPELIGVDTPMMSAGSDVGGYVQPLSPEAVHHGGPTGAAEAAAVSAEYTRSQAPRPAPRPAAGHAPAAPPAPARRTNGGNQALGILFGLLVLLTLVVLAFLVYLLLF, encoded by the coding sequence ATGAGCAACATCCTCCACGACGCCATCGCCGCGGCCCGCGCCGGCGATATGGAACGCGCCCAACAACTGGCGGCCGAGAACGTGCGCCAACAGCCCGATGACGCCAACGCCTGGTATCTGCTGAGCGAACTGGTCGATTCGGACGCCCGCCGCGCCGCCTATCTGGGCAAGGCGCTGGCCCTTGACCCCCACCACGCCCGGGCGCGCATCGAGTTCGACGCCCTGCCGGCGGCGATCACGGCCGACCTGCGGCCCGAAGCGGCCGAATTGCCCAAAGCGGCCGAACTGTCGCCGCTGCCTGAGGCGGGCGTCACGCTGGTCACCCTGCCCGCCGCGGCCATGCCGCCCGGCACGGTGCCCGCCGGCGAGGAGATCGTGACCGTGGCCGTGGCCGCGGCCGATTTGCCCACGGGCGAAGTGCCCGAATGGCTGCGGGCCGACGCCGGGTCGGTGGCCGAGGGCACCGCGCCGGTGGTGACCCCGGCCGTGCCCGAACTGATTGGCGTCGATACACCCATGATGAGCGCCGGCAGCGATGTGGGCGGCTATGTGCAGCCGCTCAGCCCGGAAGCCGTCCATCATGGCGGGCCGACCGGCGCGGCCGAAGCGGCGGCCGTCAGCGCCGAATACACCCGGTCGCAAGCGCCGCGCCCCGCCCCCCGCCCGGCGGCCGGCCATGCGCCCGCCGCCCCACCCGCCCCGGCCCGCCGCACCAACGGCGGCAATCAGGCGCTGGGGATTTTGTTTGGGTTGTTGGTGTTGTTGACGTTGGTGGTGTTGGCGTTTTTGGTTTATTTGTTGTTGTTTTAA
- a CDS encoding serine/threonine protein kinase, protein MYNNDPLSADLANGELSPDLIGKQIAGERGTYVIDKHIARGTRSNLYRAIWRESERYVCAKILTFQMSARDIKQMQREEFALSSLNHPNIIRIHDAIALGGIHCTIMDYYPEGSLADKLGHGPMNLLEVGSIVEQIAGAVDFAHSKGIIHQDIKPANILIHQGRAVLSDFGIARVIGEHIATRATGQDSYVGTPSYMSPEQVTGYPTIGTATDQYSLAVVAYEMLTGRLPHSGDTPLAILYSKVENPAPRLSRLNPNISPSVEQVVLKGLAKSPNKRFKSATGFAMALNEAIRFPNKSRPQLVKHKTFPEILPKLSAREGLFLVFLCAFLGSFFGTLLAVLMFGS, encoded by the coding sequence ATGTATAACAACGATCCCTTGTCCGCTGATCTAGCTAATGGCGAGTTGTCGCCTGATTTGATCGGAAAGCAAATTGCTGGTGAGCGAGGTACTTACGTCATCGACAAGCATATTGCCCGTGGAACAAGGTCAAACCTATATAGGGCAATTTGGAGGGAATCTGAGAGATACGTATGTGCAAAAATTCTCACATTTCAAATGAGCGCCCGTGATATAAAGCAAATGCAGCGTGAGGAATTTGCTCTTTCATCATTAAATCACCCAAATATTATCAGAATTCATGATGCAATTGCTTTGGGGGGCATTCATTGTACTATAATGGATTATTATCCTGAAGGTTCATTAGCAGACAAATTAGGGCATGGCCCTATGAACCTTTTAGAAGTGGGATCAATTGTAGAACAAATTGCCGGGGCAGTAGATTTTGCACATAGCAAAGGAATTATTCATCAAGATATTAAGCCAGCCAATATACTTATACATCAAGGTCGTGCAGTTTTATCCGATTTTGGAATCGCTAGGGTAATAGGGGAACATATAGCTACTAGGGCGACAGGTCAAGATTCATATGTTGGAACACCATCTTATATGTCACCGGAGCAGGTAACAGGTTATCCTACGATAGGGACTGCAACAGATCAATATTCGCTTGCTGTTGTCGCATATGAGATGTTGACAGGTAGATTGCCTCACAGCGGTGATACACCTTTGGCGATTCTCTACTCCAAAGTGGAAAACCCTGCTCCAAGACTAAGTCGTCTGAATCCCAACATATCTCCTAGCGTTGAACAGGTTGTATTAAAGGGGTTAGCGAAATCGCCCAATAAGCGCTTCAAGAGCGCTACTGGATTTGCAATGGCGCTAAACGAGGCTATTCGTTTCCCCAACAAGTCACGACCTCAACTAGTCAAACATAAAACCTTTCCAGAAATATTACCAAAACTGAGCGCCAGAGAAGGTCTGTTTCTAGTGTTCTTATGTGCGTTCTTAGGGAGTTTTTTTGGAACGCTCCTCGCCGTACTCATGTTTGGTTCCTAA
- a CDS encoding DUF2442 domain-containing protein, whose translation MSTLTETTPTAKRKFRRAFVPQSALAQTIEFADDLIHVFLTDGRIISVPVIWFPLLHEATPEQRAAYEIGGGGISLHWPEIDEDLSVASLLAGADWQAA comes from the coding sequence ATGAGCACTTTGACTGAGACGACGCCCACCGCTAAACGCAAGTTCCGCCGCGCCTTTGTGCCGCAATCGGCGCTGGCGCAGACCATCGAGTTTGCCGATGATCTCATCCACGTCTTCCTGACGGATGGGCGCATCATCAGTGTTCCCGTCATCTGGTTTCCGCTATTGCACGAGGCCACGCCGGAGCAGAGGGCGGCCTACGAAATTGGCGGTGGCGGCATTAGCTTGCACTGGCCGGAGATTGACGAAGACCTGTCGGTGGCGAGTTTGTTGGCCGGAGCGGATTGGCAGGCGGCATGA
- the tuf gene encoding elongation factor Tu, with protein sequence MAKAKFQRGKPHVNIGTIGHIDHGKTTLTAAITKTLALKGWADFRAFDSIDNAPEERERGITIAIAHVEYQTENRHYAHVDCPGHRDYIKNMITGAAQMDGAILVVAAPDGPMPQTREHVLLARQVEVPAMVIFLNKVDMMDDEELLELVELELRDLLSIYEFPGDETPIVRGSALQALEAQSKDPNDPAYAAIWELMRVVDEYIPTPVRDVDKPFLMSVEDVFSIKGRGTVVTGRVDRGTLVANTEIDIIGLGNDRKKVVVTSMEMFHKILDKVEAGDNAGLLLRGVGREEVERGQVLAKPGSITPHTEFMGEIYVLRKDEGGRHKAFFPGYRPQFYIRTMDVTGMITLPEGVEMVMPGDSVNLKVELITPVALEEGGRFAIREGGLTVGAGVITKILK encoded by the coding sequence ATGGCCAAGGCAAAATTTCAGCGCGGGAAACCGCACGTAAATATCGGGACGATCGGGCACATCGACCACGGCAAAACGACCCTGACGGCGGCGATCACCAAGACGCTGGCGCTCAAGGGCTGGGCCGATTTTCGGGCGTTCGACTCCATCGACAACGCGCCGGAAGAGCGCGAGCGCGGCATCACGATCGCCATCGCCCACGTGGAGTACCAGACGGAGAACCGCCACTACGCCCACGTCGATTGTCCGGGACACCGCGACTACATCAAGAACATGATCACCGGCGCGGCGCAGATGGACGGGGCTATCCTGGTGGTGGCCGCGCCCGATGGGCCGATGCCCCAGACGCGCGAGCACGTGCTGCTGGCCCGCCAGGTGGAAGTGCCGGCGATGGTCATCTTCCTCAACAAAGTCGATATGATGGACGATGAGGAACTGCTGGAGCTGGTGGAGCTGGAGCTGCGCGATTTGCTCTCCATCTACGAATTCCCCGGCGACGAGACGCCGATCGTGCGCGGCAGCGCCTTGCAGGCGTTGGAAGCGCAATCGAAGGACCCCAACGACCCGGCCTACGCGGCGATCTGGGAGCTGATGCGAGTGGTGGATGAGTACATCCCCACGCCGGTGCGCGACGTGGACAAGCCGTTCCTGATGTCGGTCGAGGACGTGTTCTCGATCAAGGGGCGCGGCACGGTGGTGACGGGTCGGGTTGACCGCGGCACGCTGGTGGCCAACACCGAGATCGACATCATCGGGCTGGGCAACGACCGCAAGAAGGTCGTGGTTACGTCGATGGAGATGTTCCACAAGATTCTGGACAAGGTCGAGGCGGGCGACAACGCCGGGCTGCTGCTGCGCGGCGTGGGTCGCGAGGAAGTGGAGCGCGGGCAGGTGCTGGCCAAGCCGGGCAGCATCACCCCCCACACCGAGTTCATGGGCGAGATTTACGTCTTGCGCAAGGACGAGGGCGGGCGGCACAAGGCGTTCTTCCCCGGCTACCGGCCGCAGTTCTACATCCGCACGATGGACGTGACGGGGATGATCACCCTGCCCGAAGGGGTGGAGATGGTCATGCCCGGCGACAGCGTGAACCTGAAGGTGGAACTCATCACCCCGGTGGCGTTGGAAGAAGGCGGGCGCTTCGCCATCCGCGAAGGCGGCCTGACCGTCGGCGCCGGTGTTATTACCAAGATTTTGAAGTAA
- the rpmG gene encoding 50S ribosomal protein L33: MAKKAVRTHITLQCTECKERNYITEKNRRNDPNRIELNKFCPRCRVVRLHRETR; this comes from the coding sequence ATGGCCAAGAAAGCCGTACGCACCCACATTACGCTGCAATGCACCGAGTGCAAAGAGCGTAATTACATTACCGAGAAGAACCGGCGCAACGACCCGAACCGGATCGAACTGAACAAGTTCTGCCCGCGCTGCCGCGTCGTGCGCCTCCATCGGGAAACACGTTAA
- the secE gene encoding preprotein translocase subunit SecE — translation MAKKEESTVTVAEENALSRYIRETRGELRKVTWPTREEAWRLTAIVIGVTAAFAVFLWAVDALFANSLRLLINAVLGL, via the coding sequence GTGGCGAAGAAAGAAGAAAGCACCGTAACGGTAGCAGAAGAGAACGCCCTGAGCCGGTATATCCGCGAGACGCGCGGCGAACTGCGCAAGGTGACCTGGCCGACGCGCGAAGAGGCGTGGCGGCTGACAGCCATCGTCATCGGCGTCACGGCCGCGTTTGCCGTCTTCCTGTGGGCGGTCGATGCCCTGTTCGCCAACTCGCTGCGGCTGCTCATCAATGCCGTTCTCGGCCTGTAG
- the nusG gene encoding transcription termination/antitermination protein NusG: MDNKDLLDDDELLLSPTDEALGADGRAWYVIHCYSGYENKVRHSIEQRIETMGMQDHIFDVVVPTEEEIEIKEGKRRTVERRVFPGYLLVQMILTEESWYVVRNTPGVTGFVGMGDEPTPLRPDEVAKIMNRMEAEAPKVKFDFQVGEKVRIGTGPFADFIGSVSEIDAERAKVRVMVSFFGRETPVELDFLHVEKV, translated from the coding sequence ATGGATAACAAAGATTTGCTGGACGACGACGAACTGCTGCTCAGCCCGACCGACGAGGCGCTGGGGGCGGACGGCCGCGCCTGGTACGTGATCCACTGCTATTCCGGCTACGAGAACAAGGTGCGCCATAGCATCGAGCAGCGCATCGAGACGATGGGCATGCAAGACCACATCTTCGACGTGGTTGTGCCCACCGAGGAAGAGATCGAGATCAAGGAAGGCAAGCGCCGCACCGTGGAGCGCCGCGTCTTCCCCGGCTATTTGCTGGTGCAGATGATCCTGACCGAAGAGTCATGGTACGTCGTGCGCAATACGCCCGGCGTCACCGGCTTCGTGGGCATGGGCGACGAACCCACGCCGCTGCGCCCCGACGAAGTCGCCAAGATTATGAACCGCATGGAAGCCGAAGCGCCGAAGGTGAAGTTCGACTTCCAGGTGGGCGAAAAGGTGCGCATCGGCACCGGCCCGTTTGCCGATTTTATCGGCTCGGTATCGGAGATCGACGCCGAGCGGGCCAAGGTGCGGGTGATGGTGTCGTTCTTCGGCCGCGAAACGCCGGTCGAACTCGACTTCCTGCACGTGGAGAAGGTTTAA
- the rplK gene encoding 50S ribosomal protein L11, with the protein MAKKVKAVVKIQIQAGKANPAPPVGTALGPQGVNLMQFCKEYNARTSNMVGQIVPAEITVFQDGSFTFVLKTSPAADLLKKAAGIPRGSAIPNRDKAGTITQKQLREIAEIKMKDLNAHDVDAAMAIIAGTARSMGITVTE; encoded by the coding sequence ATGGCAAAGAAAGTAAAAGCAGTAGTCAAGATTCAGATTCAGGCCGGCAAGGCCAACCCGGCCCCGCCGGTGGGTACGGCCCTCGGCCCGCAGGGCGTCAACCTGATGCAGTTCTGCAAGGAATACAACGCCCGCACCAGCAACATGGTCGGCCAGATCGTGCCGGCCGAGATCACCGTCTTCCAGGACGGCAGCTTCACCTTCGTGCTGAAGACCTCGCCCGCGGCCGACTTGCTGAAGAAAGCCGCCGGCATCCCCCGCGGCTCGGCCATCCCCAACCGCGACAAGGCGGGCACGATCACCCAGAAGCAACTGCGCGAAATCGCCGAGATCAAGATGAAAGACCTGAACGCCCACGACGTGGACGCGGCCATGGCCATCATCGCCGGCACGGCGCGCAGCATGGGAATCACAGTCACAGAGTAA